From one Rhodamnia argentea isolate NSW1041297 chromosome 1, ASM2092103v1, whole genome shotgun sequence genomic stretch:
- the LOC115745213 gene encoding U11/U12 small nuclear ribonucleoprotein 35 kDa protein has product MSRNSGRLNSVFYAESYHPIQAGSIDGTDVLPHDNAVYRAHLCSSAGLYDPFGDPKVSGDPYCTLFVGRLSHFTSEDTLRKAMSKYGRVKNLRLVRHIVTGASRGYAFVEYETEREMRHAYKDAHHSFIDDSEIMVDYNRQQLMPGWIPRRLGGGLGGKKESGQLRFGGRERPFRAPLRPIPLDDLKRLGIPPPPEGAYMSRSEVPSPPRRGQGSLDKEEGSHRSSRNREEHTHKRNSEAREDRVHWRSLDDAVDHSYHKSSVEERHNEKRRHKDQEFSNRKSSMELEEKYHSGSSLEKEEAVRSSLYGEDHLSKRSSIDDHGRAKKRSKSSLGREDHQERDSSDREERHHKSRSRDEREHSHKHHKHRERSHQREGKRSTSREYPSDY; this is encoded by the exons ATGAGTAGGAACAGCGGCAGACTGAACTCGGTGTTCTACGCCGAGTCGTACCACCCGATCCAGGCCGGCAGCATCGACGGCACCGACGTCCTCCCCCACGACAACGCCGTCTACCGGGCCCACCTCTGTTCCTCCGCCGGCCTCT ACGACCCGTTTGGCGATCCCAAAGTCTCGGGCGACCCTTACTGCACTCTCTTCGTCGGGCGTCTCTCCCACTTCACCTCCGAGGACACTCTCCGCAAG GCTATGAGCAAGTATGGTCGTGTGAAAAACTTGCGCTTGGTTAGGCACATTG TGACTGGTGCCTCAAGAGGTTATGCTTTTGTTGAATATGAAactgaaagagaaatgagacaTGCATATAAg GACGCACACCATTCTTTCATTGATGATTCTGAAATTATGGTTGACTATAACAGACAGCAATTGATGCCAGGATGGATCCCAAGAAGGTTAG GAGGAGGCCTTGGTGGTAAGAAAGAGTCAGGACAGCTTCGGTTTGGAGGACGAGAAAGACCATTTCGAGCTCCTCT TCGCCCAATCCCACTGGATGACTTGAAGAGGCTGGGCATTCCACCTCCTCCAGAGGGAGCATACATGTCACGTTCTGAG GTTCCATCACCCCCTAGAAGAGGACAGGGTTCATTAGATAAGGAAGAAGGATCTCACAGAAGCTCTAGGAACAGAGAAGAGCATACTCACAAAAGAAACTCCGAGGCCAGGGAAGATCGCGTGCATTGGAGGAGCCTTGATGATGCAGTAGATCATTCTTACCACAAAAGTTCCGTGGAAGAACGACACAATGAGAAGAGGCGCCATAAGGACCAGGAGTTTTCCAATAGGAAGAGCTCAATGGAATTAGAAGAGAAGTATCATTCTGGAAGTTCTTTGGAGAAGGAAGAAGCTGTGAGAAGCTCTTTGTATGGGGAAGATCACCTCAGTAAACGGAGCTCCATTGATGATCATGGACGTGCCAAGAAAAGGAGCAAAAGTTCATTGGGGAGAGAGGATCATCAAGAGAGAGACTCTTCTGATAGGGAGGAGCGTCATCACAAAAGCAGGTCTCGAGATGAGAGAGAACACTCTCATAAGCATCACAAACATCGTGAGAGATCCCATCAGCGTGAGGGGAAAAGATCAACCAGTCGGGAATATCCATCCGATTATTGA